In one window of Gymnogyps californianus isolate 813 chromosome 9, ASM1813914v2, whole genome shotgun sequence DNA:
- the ATP7A gene encoding copper-transporting ATPase 1, translating into MAAKSIVIGVEGMTCNSCVQTIEQHVGKINGIHNIKVSLEDKNAVVIYDSKLQTPATLQEAIYDMGFDATLADSNPQPVLPDTIFLTIPTQSALTSKQICSTLLKNKGIVDVKMSSDQKTAVVTFISSIINGKQIIQMVPGADLSISAPEVTPGTCEDSSWSQASSIVLRLKVEGMTCHSCTSTIEGKIGKLQGIQRIKVSLDNQEAVVVYQPHLITAEEIKHQIEAAGFTASFKKQPRPLKLSAIDLERLRNTQTKGSETALKENSNVNDTKTVVFRIDGMHCNSCVLSIQSTISALPSVTSIVVSLEKKSAVINYNPNLISIDLLRKAIEAVSPETFKVSLPDEYENVALFPTLASPLKSPHPAMKDVSQPLTQVVVINIEGMTCNSCVQSIEGVVSQKAGVKSIHVSLTKRNGTIEYDPLQTCPEDLRSSIEDMGFDASLSAKAELPAAIAQPSPEVQLDSHKTEPPSKVSPTHLARQETKTISKCYVQVTGMTCASCVANIERNLRREDGIHSILVALMAGKAEVRYNPAVIHPSAIAELIRELGFGATVMENCGEGDGILELVVRGMTCASCVHKIESTLMKTNGVLYCSVALATNKAHIKYDPEIIGPRDVIQVIRDLGFTTSLVKKDRSASHLDHKQEIRQWKRSFVVSLVFCIPVMGLMIYMMVMDSQLADAHRHHNMSSEEMEALHSSMVLEYQLLPGLSVMNFLSFLLCVPVQMFGGWHFYIQAYKALKHKTANMDVLIVLATSIAFVYSFVILLVAMAEKAKVNPVTFFDTPPMLFVFISLGRWLEHVAKGKTSEALARLISLQATEATIVTLGPDNVLLSEEQVDVELVQRGDIVKVIPGGKFPVDGRVIEGHSMVDESLITGEAMPVTKKPGNTVIAGSINQNGSLLISATHVGADTTLSQIVKLVEEAQTSKAPIQQFADKLSGYFVPSIVAVSVVTLFAWIIIGFVDFEIVEKYFLGYNKSISAAEVIIRFAFQASITVLCIACPCSLGLATPTAVMVGTGVGAQNGILIKGGEPLEMAHKVKVVVFDKTGTITHGTPEVTQVKFLVESNQLPHNKMLAIVGTAESNSEHPLGVAITKYCKKELESETLGTCTDFQVVPGCGISCKVTNIEALLYRKNKMVEENNIKNVTLVKIEENTDESVQPALIIDAELPTTMTSQKYSVLIGNREWMNRNGLLVKNEVDKAMMEHERRGRTAVLAAVDGVLCGLIAIADTVKPEAELAVCTLKSMGLEVVLMTGDNSKTARSIASQVGITKVFAEVLPSHKVAKVKQLQDEGKRVAMVGDGINDSPALAMANVGIAIGTGTDVAIEAADVVLIRDDLMDVVASIDLSRKTVKRIRINFVFALIYNLIGVPIAAGVFLPIGLVLQPWMGSAAMAASSVSVVLSSLLLKMYQKPSSEKLEFRARGQMRHKSPSEISVHIGIDETGTGSPKLSLMDRIINYSRASINSLFSDKRSVNSIVLNEPDKHSLLVGDFGEDDDTAL; encoded by the exons ATGGCGGCAAAATCCATAGTCATCGGTGTGGAGGGAATGACATGCAATTCCTGTGTTCAAACCATTGAACAGCATGTCGGGAAGATAAATGGTATCCATAACATTAAA gTATCTCTAGAGGATAAGAATGCAGTCGTCATTTATGACTCAAAACTGCAGACTCCAGCAACACTGCAGGAAGCAATATATGACATGGGATTTGATGCTACGTTAGCTGATTCAAACCCACAACCTGTTTTACCTGACACTATTTTTCTTACAATTCCTACTCAGTCAGCTCTAACGTCTAAACAGATTTGTAGTACACTACTAAAGAACAAAGGTATCGTGGATGTTAAAATGTCCTCCGATCAAAAAACTGCAGTGGtgactttcatttcttccattaTAAATGGCAAGCAGATTATCCAAATGGTCCCAGGAGCAGATTTAAGTATCTCTGCACCAGAGGTAACACCTGGAACTTGTGAAGATTCCAGCTGGTCTCAAGCAAGTAGCATTGTGCTGCGCCTGAAAGTAGAGGGGATGACCTGTCATTCTTGCACCAGCACCATTGAGGGGAAAATTGGCAAATTGCAAGGAATTCAGCGGATTAAAG TGTCCCTGGACAATCAGGAAGCTGTTGTTGTCTACCAGCCTCATCTaattacagcagaagaaataaaacatcaaaTTGAAGCTGCAGGTTTCACGGCATCTTTCAAAAAGCAGCCTAGACCCCTCAAGCTCAGTGCTATTGACCTGGAAAGGCTGAGGAATACTCAGACCAAAGGTTCTGagacagcactgaaagaaaactcGAATGTGAACGATACAAAGACAGTTGTCTTCAGAATTGATGGCATGCACTGCAATTCATGTGTCCTCAGTATTCAGAGTACCATATCAGCACTCCCATCAGTAACAAGTATAGTTGTTTCATTAGAGAAGAAATCTGCTGTTATAAACTATAACCCAAACTTAATTAGCATAGACCTACTGAGAAAAGCCATAGAGGCAGTGTCTCCAGAGACATTTAAAGTCAGCCTTCCTGACGAGTATGAAAATGTAGCACTTTTCCCCACGCTGGCATCTCCACTGAAGTCTCCTCATCCAGCTATGAAGGATGTTAGCCAGCCACTTACTCAAGTTGTTGTGATAAATATTGAAGGAATGACTTGCAACTCTTGTGTGCAGTCCATTGAGGGAGTCGTATCCCAAAAGGCAGGTGTAAAATCTATTCATGTCTCTCTCACCAAGCGTAATGGGACTATAGAATATGACCCTCTGCAAACGTGCCCAGAAGACTTGCGATCCTCAATAGAAGATATGGGATTTGATGCATCTTTATCAG CAAAGGCAGAACTACCTGCGGCAATAGCTCAGCCCTCACCCGAAGTGCAGCTGGATTCTCACAAAACCGAGCCTCCCTCCAAAGTGTCACCAACCCACCTTGCTAGACAAGAGACAAAGACTATATCAAAGTGCTATGTCCAAGTCACAGGAATGACATGTGCTTCATGTGTAGCCAACATTGAGAGAAATTTGAGAAGAGAAGATG gaaTACATTCAATACTTGTTGCCCTAATGGCAGGAAAGGCAGAAGTGAGGTATAATCCTGCTGTCATACACCCTTCAGCTATTGCAGAGCTCATACGGGAACTGGGATTTGGAGCTACCGTGATGGAAAACTGTGGTGAAGGAGATGGAATTCTGGAACTTGTT GTGAGAGGAATGACATGTGCGTCTTGTGTACACAAAATAGAATCCACCCTCATGAAGACTAATGGTGTTTTATACTGCTCAGTAGCTCTTGCAACCAACAAAGCACACATTAAATATGATCCTGAGATTATAGGTCCTCGAGATGTTATACAAGTGATAAGG gaTTTAGGTTTCACTACTTCGTTAGTCAAAAAAGATAGATCTGCTAGTCATCTAGATCACAAACAGGAAATAAGGCA gTGGAAAAGGTCTTTTGTTGTGAGTCTCGTTTTCTGTATTCCTGTCATGGGGCTGATGATTTACATGATGGTTATGGACAGTCAACTTGCAGATGCTCACAGACATCACAACATGAGCAGTGAGGAAATGGAGGCCCTTCACTCCTCTATGGTCCTGGAATACCAGCTCCTACCAGGATTGTCTGTTATGAATTTTCTGTCGTTTTTACTCTGTGTCCCTGTACAG ATGTTTGGAGGCTGGCACTTTTATATACAAGCATACAAAGCACTGAAGCACAAAACTGCAAATATGGACGTGCTCATTGTTTTGGCAACCTCCATTGCGTTTGTCTACTCGTTTGTTATTCTTCTAGTTGCAATGGCtgagaaagcaaaagtaaacCCTGTAACTTTCTTTGACACACCTCCTATGCTGTTTGTATTCATCTCATTGGGCCGGTGGCTAGAGCATGTTGCAAAg GGTAAAACATCAGAAGCACTGGCAAGACTAATTTCATTACAAGCTACTGAAGCTACTATTGTTACCTTGGGCCCTGATAACGTTCTTTTAAG TGAAGAGCAAGTTGATGTCGAACTGGTTCAACGAGGTGACATCGTCAAAGTGATCCCAGGAGGCAAATTCCCGGTGGATGGTCGTGTTATTGAAGGACACTCTATGGTAGACGAATCTCTTATCACAG GTGAAGCGATGCCCGTGACTAAAAAACCTGGCAATACAGTTATTGCAGGTTCTATTAATCAGAATGGGTCACTACTGATTTCGGCAACTCATGTCGGAGCTGATACAACTCTTTCCCAGATTGTTAAACTTGTGGAGGAGGCCCAGACCTCAAAG GCTCCTATCCAGCAATTTGCAGACAAACTTAGTGGCTACTTTGTTCCTTCTATTGTGGCTGTCTCTGTGGTTACCCTTTTTGCCTGGATTATAATTGGATTTGTGGATTTTGAAATagtagaaaaatactttctg GGTTACAATAAGAGCATTTCTGCAGCCGAAGTGATAATCCGCTTTGCTTTCCAAGCCTCTATCACAGTCTTGTGTATTGCATGCCCCTGTTCTCTGGGATTAGCCACCCCGACAGCTGTGATGGTTGGCACTGGAGTAGGAGCTCAGAACGGCATACTGATCAAAGGAGGAGAGCCATTAGAGATGGCACATAAG GTAAAGGTGGTTGTATTTGACAAAACAGGTACTATTACTCATGGGACTCCAGAAGTGACGCAGGTGAAGTTTCTAGTGGAGAGTAACCAACTACCACATAATAAAATGCTGGCTATAGTGGGGACTGCAGAGAGTAATAGCGAGCATCCTCTTGGAGTAGCAAtaacaaaatactgcaaaaag GAACTGGAGTCAGAAACCCTTGGGACATGTACAGATTTTCAGGTAGTTCCAGGCTGTGGCATTAGTTGTAAAGTCACCAATATTGAAGCATTGCtctacaggaaaaataaaatggttgaagaaaacaatattaaaaatgtcacaCTTGTGAAAATTGAGGAAAATACGGACGAATCAGTGCAGCCTGCTTTGATTATTGATGCTGAACTACCAA ctacTATGACTTCTCAAAAATACTCTGTTCTCATTGGGAACCGGGAATGGATGAATAGAAATGGCCTCcttgttaaaaatgaagttgATAAAGCCATGATGGAACATGAGCGGAGAGGTCGCACAGCAGTTCTAGCAGCTGTTGATG gAGTGCTTTGTGGCTTGATAGCTATTGCTGATACTGTGAAACCAGAAGCTGAGCTGGCAGTCTGCACTTTGAAGAGTATGGGATTAGAAGTTGTCCTGATGACTGGTgacaacagcaaaacagcaagATCTATTGCCTCTCAG gTTGGCATCACCAAAGTGTTCGCAGAGGTTCTTCCCTCCCACAAAGTAGCCAAAGTGAAACAGTTACAAGACGAAGGAAAACGGGTGGCCATGGTTGGAGACGGCATCAATGACTCCCCAGCTCTTGCTATGGCCAACGTGGGAATTGCTATTGGCACGGGTACTGATGTAGCCATTGAGGCAGCCGATGTGGTTCTAATTAGG GATGACTTGATGGATGTGGTAGCAAGTATAGATTTATCAAGGAAAACTGTGAAAAGGATCCGGATCAACTTTGTCTTTGCTCTAATTTATAATCTCATTGGAGTTCCCATAGCTGCTG gtGTCTTCCTGCCcattggtttggttttgcagcCCTGGATGGGATCTGCAGCAATGGCTGCCTCCTCTGTTTCTgttgtgctttcttctttgctgttaAAGAT gTACCAGAAACCAAGTTCTGAGAAACTTGAGTTCCGGGCCCGTGGCCAAATGAGGCACAAGAGCCCGTCGGAGATCAGTGTCCACATTGGAATTGATGAGACTGGGACAGGCTCTCCTAAACTGAGCTTAATGGATCGAATCATCAATTACAGTAGAGCCTCTAtaaattctctcttttcagaCAAGCGTTCGGTGAACAGCATAGTTCTTAATGAACCAGATAAGCATTCGCTTTTGGTGGGAGATTTTGGAGAAGATGATGACACAGCATTATGA